AACGACCCCGGGCCAAGGTAAGCGACCTCGACGCCCAGCTTTTGCAGTAGGGTGCTGGTGGAGCGCGCGACGCGGGAGTGGAGAATATCGCCGATAATGAGGACTTTTTTGCCCCTGGGGTCGGGAAATTTTTCCTTAATGGTGAAGGCGTCCAGCAGGGCCTGGGTCGGGTGCTCGTGCGCTCCGTCGCCGGCATTGATGACCGAGGCCGTGGTTTGGCGGGCAATCATGCCGGGCAGGCCGGGGTGAGCGTGGCGGACGACGATGTAGTCGGTGCGCATAGCTTGGAGCGTCTCAATCGTCTCGCGCACCGACTCGCCCTTGGTGATGGAGGAGTGGGCGACGTCGAAATTCGTGACCTCCGCCGAGAGGCGTTTGGCCGCGACTTCGAAGGAGGAGTGCGTCCGGGTACTAGCCTCGTAGAACAGCATGAGCACGGACTTGCCCTCGAGGGCGGGAATTTTTTTCACCGAATGGGTGAACAATTTTTTAAAAGACGTGGATTGGTCGAGTAGGAACTCGATTTCCTCACGGCGAAGGGATGCGATGTCGAGCAGGTCTTTACGTGCCATACCGAAGTGGAGGAAAGGGGAGATTATCTGACTAAAAAGGACAATGTAACGTCTTATCTACCGCTACTCATGAGAGAGAAATGGGCTACCGGGGTGAGCCGCGGCGATGGTGGCAGCAGCCACGGTCGGGGGAGGGGCTGTTGGCGTCCATGGGAGGTAGGGGTATGAGTTTAGCGTTTGAGTTATGAAATACGAATTGGCTGCGGGGCGGCATCCTATGAACTCAACGGACATAAAAAAACCGTTTCGGAATCCGAAACGGTGGCGGGGCAACATGTAGAAAAAACAACGGAAATACCAAAGACGAAATCGGGAAAACCGATGGTGGCGAAGCCCTTCCGACCTACTCGCGGTTCTTTGACCAGCAGGGTTCCACGCTGCATTAACAAGATTTTTGGTGGAAGCATGAGGCAAAGTTACTGCATTGTTACGTATCCTTTAGTAGGGTAGGCTACGTGGCTCACAAAGTGGGGTGACCTAGGTGTATAGTCTCAGGGTGAGGTGGGTCGGGTCCCGAGTAAAGATAGTTGGGTTCTTTTGCCACTGGGCACAGACAAATTCGTGCGGCGTAAGCCCACGTAGGGTCTTGAGGCGCTTGGCGTGGTTACAGGCCAGCAAAAAGGCTTGTAGATGCTGATTAAGCTCCTCCGTGGTCTGGTAGTGGTAGCGCTGCACCGTCGGCTCCTTAATCGTGCGATTCATGCGCTCGACTTGGCCATTAGTCCAGGGATGAGCGGGCTTAGTGAGCCGATGCTCTACGCCGTATTCGCGGCAGATACGGTCAAAGCTGTGCCCGCCGGGCAGAAACTGATGCGCTTGCGGCGTAAATAGCACGCCATTGTCCGTCAGTACAGTATGCACTTTGTGCGGCAGCTTGTCGAGCACCCGGCGCAGAAATTCGGCTGCCACAACGCGTTTGGCGCGGGGATGCAACTCGGCAAAGGCCACCTTACTGGTGCGGTCAATAGCCACAAAGAGCTATTGGCGGCCTTCTTCGGTCTGCACTTCGGCAAAGTCAACGTGCAGGTAGCCGATAGGGCAGTCCTTAAATTTCTTTTTCGGCGGGCTTTGCCCGTCCTCGCTTAGGGGCAGGCGGCTGATGCCGTGGCGTTGAAAACAGCGATGCAGCGCCGAGCGGGACAAGCGCGGAATCGTCGCTTGCAGCGCGTAAAGGCAATCGTCCAGCGGTAGAAGCGTGTGCCGACGAAAGGCCACGGCGATGCCCTCTTGTTCAGCGCTCAGCACCGTCGAAGCAGGTTCGGGCCCCATCCGGGCGTCTTGGACGGTAGGGCGCTTGCGCCACTTGGCTACCGTTTTCGGGTTGATGCTATAACGGGTGGCTAAGCCTTGTAGGCTTTCCTGGCTGTGTTGGCTAGCGCACCGTACTGCCTGCGTTGTGCGGGCGCTGCCGTGGAGTACTTATCCCATAGGTCTGTGCGAAATTCTAGCCCGGAAAATACACCAGCACTCCCTGGGACTATACATTTGGAGTTCAGACACTTTACCGGCAAAATTCATCGAATTATACGCCCCCGGCGGATTTGAGGAATTTTTAAAGGGACTAGATAAATTGCTGGCCTCAAATCCTCATCCACCATATGCTGCGATGAATGAAATAGTTAGTCGGCACGATATCATCGTCAGGCTCGACCTTTTACCGGAAATTTTACAAAAATATAAAGTGCATCCATAATGAAGTATAGGGGTCCTCTCAGGAAACGGAAAAAATAGCGCGTTAAAGAATTTAACCGAGCGTTTGGTGCAAAACTTACTCGGTCGGCTTACCTCCTGCGGCTTTCCGGTGACTATAAATGACCACACCTCGGTGGCGCAGATATTTATAGAGCGTGACCTTGGAAATGCGCAGGCAGTTCGCAATCTCATTGACACCGAGTCGCTGTTCGCGATAGAGGGTCTCGGCCACGATGGCTGTGCGCTCCGCTTCTTCGAAGGGGCCTCGCTGGCGGCCGCCAG
The genomic region above belongs to Hymenobacter psoromatis and contains:
- a CDS encoding aspartate carbamoyltransferase catalytic subunit, with translation MARKDLLDIASLRREEIEFLLDQSTSFKKLFTHSVKKIPALEGKSVLMLFYEASTRTHSSFEVAAKRLSAEVTNFDVAHSSITKGESVRETIETLQAMRTDYIVVRHAHPGLPGMIARQTTASVINAGDGAHEHPTQALLDAFTIKEKFPDPRGKKVLIIGDILHSRVARSTSTLLQKLGVEVAYLGPGSLVPKYVPASIRRFTDYEAAMAWAPDVVYLLRVQLERQDVQFFPSVREYHRVYGITTTRLAEIRDRGLYIMHPGPVNRGVELCDAVMDYERSLITNQVENGISIRMAVLDWLTPGGEFPRQESYVAPQRASATVGRP